The Sphingobacterium bambusae genome includes a window with the following:
- a CDS encoding DUF4293 domain-containing protein encodes MIQRVQSLWLLAAAITLLGLFIFPYVSFIDLVGLGKQIFVTGIYSSVNNEMSRESTAIPQAILAGIVSLFPVVIIFLFKNRKRQLLFVGIEILLIVLLGLWMFMSANAVLDAISQSLKAGNIGVGFFLLPVSIIFLAMAISGIRKDDKLIKSADRLR; translated from the coding sequence ATGATTCAACGCGTACAGAGCCTTTGGCTATTGGCAGCAGCAATAACGTTGCTCGGCCTATTTATTTTTCCATATGTCAGTTTTATCGATTTGGTTGGCCTTGGCAAACAGATATTCGTAACCGGGATATACTCTTCCGTGAACAACGAAATGAGTCGGGAAAGCACCGCAATTCCTCAAGCTATTCTAGCGGGTATAGTTTCCCTTTTCCCTGTTGTTATTATTTTCCTGTTTAAAAATAGGAAAAGACAGTTGCTTTTTGTTGGGATAGAGATCCTTTTGATCGTCTTGTTGGGATTGTGGATGTTTATGTCGGCAAATGCCGTTCTTGATGCCATATCGCAAAGCCTGAAAGCAGGAAATATTGGCGTAGGCTTCTTTCTTTTGCCTGTATCTATTATTTTTCTTGCGATGGCCATCAGTGGCATCCGCAAGGATGATAAATTAATTAAGTCCGCAGATCGATTAAGATAA
- a CDS encoding tetratricopeptide repeat protein → MSNIVRIILASLLLIGTVVLFWFGHWGFGILGILLSILAWVTVFFNENMLLAQWFLRKENMPKAEQWLRKITNYEKQLISAQHGYYHMLLGILESQRAPLQSEKFFKKALALGLHMDHNVALAKLSLAGVAMAKRNKREAEKLLSEAKKADKNKLLADQIKMMKDQMSMMDKQQFRYSR, encoded by the coding sequence ATGTCAAATATAGTTCGCATCATTCTTGCCAGCTTGTTACTTATCGGAACGGTGGTACTCTTTTGGTTTGGACACTGGGGCTTTGGTATTCTAGGTATTCTCCTCAGTATTCTTGCATGGGTAACGGTGTTCTTTAATGAGAACATGCTATTGGCGCAATGGTTCTTGCGCAAAGAGAACATGCCGAAAGCGGAGCAGTGGCTTCGTAAGATTACAAATTACGAAAAGCAGTTGATTTCTGCCCAGCATGGCTATTACCACATGCTATTGGGTATCTTGGAATCACAGCGCGCACCACTACAATCCGAGAAGTTCTTCAAGAAAGCCCTTGCTTTGGGTTTACATATGGATCATAATGTTGCCTTGGCAAAATTGAGCCTTGCGGGCGTCGCCATGGCGAAACGAAACAAGCGAGAAGCCGAAAAATTACTGTCGGAAGCTAAAAAAGCAGACAAAAACAAATTATTGGCCGATCAGATCAAGATGATGAAAGATCAAATGTCGATGATGGATAAGCAGCAATTCCGCTACTCTCGATAA
- a CDS encoding DUF6695 family protein, translating into MQSNHIDYEDLALILTWPDATIRGDEKWMMFFKKIGVVKNLNFKVGHTGIVIIKRSTGEMLFYDFGRYIAPRGYGRARSKFSDPRLEIKFKAKFEDSKISNLEDIISQLELLKPAMYGEGILYFSIARGINFELAKAYGDDCVHQGTYPYGAVAKNNNNCSRFITRMLMRSSKTYRWNHSINFPETIKASPISNVVNAVADRMVYSFTAEEGLKHFKMNRWQSFGFLLQKLGDNVNRTKAALLPNDLIIGYMAFASKPISVPVDAQYLGGVGDGAWFSVQPAPEEKVLIKRFTSKGELEYVVLGEPMEPINLTEAFEITYDSHLLFTHIRQLGRKIRINHIQKLALETYQYKDLQERYA; encoded by the coding sequence ATGCAATCAAACCATATAGATTACGAGGATCTAGCGCTCATTTTGACCTGGCCGGATGCCACGATAAGGGGCGACGAGAAGTGGATGATGTTTTTCAAAAAAATCGGCGTCGTAAAAAATCTAAACTTCAAAGTTGGACATACAGGCATTGTTATTATCAAGCGCAGCACGGGAGAGATGCTTTTCTATGATTTTGGACGGTATATTGCGCCACGAGGGTACGGGCGGGCTCGTTCCAAGTTTTCTGACCCACGGCTGGAGATCAAGTTCAAAGCAAAATTCGAGGACAGCAAGATCAGCAATCTCGAAGACATTATCAGTCAGTTAGAACTGCTCAAGCCAGCAATGTATGGCGAAGGTATTCTCTATTTTTCCATTGCACGAGGCATAAACTTCGAGTTGGCTAAGGCATATGGTGATGATTGTGTACATCAAGGTACCTATCCTTATGGGGCGGTTGCAAAAAATAACAACAACTGCTCGCGCTTTATCACGCGGATGCTTATGCGTTCGTCGAAGACTTACCGTTGGAACCATAGCATTAATTTTCCGGAAACGATCAAAGCAAGCCCCATCAGCAATGTGGTTAATGCCGTAGCCGACCGCATGGTGTATTCATTTACTGCAGAAGAAGGCTTAAAACACTTTAAGATGAACCGTTGGCAGTCGTTTGGTTTTCTTTTGCAAAAGTTGGGCGACAATGTAAATCGCACAAAAGCCGCATTGTTACCCAACGATTTGATCATCGGCTATATGGCCTTTGCATCCAAACCCATCTCGGTGCCTGTAGATGCCCAATACCTAGGAGGTGTAGGCGACGGTGCTTGGTTCTCGGTTCAGCCGGCTCCGGAAGAAAAGGTGCTTATCAAACGTTTCACGTCAAAAGGCGAGCTAGAATATGTGGTCTTGGGCGAGCCCATGGAACCCATCAACTTAACGGAAGCATTCGAGATCACCTACGATAGCCACCTTTTATTCACCCATATTCGTCAATTGGGACGGAAGATCAGAATAAACCATATACAAAAGCTGGCGCTAGAAACCTACCAATACAAGGATCTTCAAGAGCGCTATGCTTAA
- the ung gene encoding uracil-DNA glycosylase, which yields MSDRYHPSWEPILKPLLKQEFMRNLSAFVQQERKISLVFPPEDLVFNALKLTSFDNVKVVILGQDPYHNDGQAHGLSFSVPNGMALPPSLKNIFAELTTDIPGFISPTSGDLSSWAKQGVLLLNATLTVRAHQAASHQKRGWEEFTDQLIQAISQKRDNVVFLLWGSYAQKKSVLIDHTRHLMLKAVHPSPLSVYRGFFGSKHFSKANDYLLSSNQEPIDWQIR from the coding sequence ATGTCAGATCGTTATCACCCCAGTTGGGAACCCATCTTAAAGCCCTTGCTGAAACAGGAATTTATGCGAAATCTGTCGGCTTTCGTCCAGCAGGAGCGAAAAATATCGCTCGTGTTTCCACCCGAAGACTTGGTGTTCAACGCCTTGAAGCTGACTTCTTTCGACAACGTTAAGGTTGTTATCCTAGGGCAAGATCCATACCACAATGATGGACAAGCACATGGCTTATCCTTCTCTGTGCCAAACGGCATGGCATTGCCTCCCTCGTTAAAGAATATTTTTGCCGAGCTGACAACGGATATCCCAGGGTTTATCAGCCCAACAAGTGGAGATCTTTCCTCTTGGGCCAAGCAGGGCGTGCTTCTGTTGAATGCAACGTTGACTGTGCGTGCCCATCAGGCGGCATCCCATCAGAAAAGAGGGTGGGAGGAGTTTACCGATCAATTGATACAGGCGATTTCCCAGAAACGCGACAATGTGGTATTTCTGCTATGGGGAAGCTATGCGCAAAAGAAATCAGTTCTGATAGACCATACACGGCATCTCATGTTGAAAGCTGTACACCCTTCGCCTTTATCGGTTTACCGAGGCTTTTTCGGCAGCAAACATTTCTCAAAGGCGAATGACTACCTGCTGTCATCCAATCAAGAGCCTATAGACTGGCAAATTCGTTAA
- the truA gene encoding tRNA pseudouridine(38-40) synthase TruA, whose product MQRYFLEIAYDGTSYHGWQVQHNAVSVQQRVNEALAKILRSPVETVGAGRTDTGVHAKQLYVHVDVEAGQIPNADRFLHALNALLPFDIAARRLLPVQQDAHARFDAVERSYEYHIHFDKDPFSINKSWQLRDYPDVQRMNEAAAFLLGKQDFGCFSKSNTQVFTNICTVTRAEWVDVQGRLIFHVTADRFLRNMVRAIVGTLLDIGLKNKKASSILDVIQSQDRAKAGTSVPAHGLYLTKVIYPYISTES is encoded by the coding sequence ATGCAACGTTATTTTTTGGAAATCGCTTACGACGGCACCTCTTACCATGGCTGGCAAGTGCAGCATAATGCGGTGTCGGTGCAGCAGCGCGTCAATGAGGCGTTAGCCAAAATTTTGCGTTCCCCCGTGGAAACGGTCGGCGCAGGACGTACCGATACAGGTGTACATGCCAAACAATTGTATGTACATGTTGATGTCGAAGCCGGGCAGATTCCAAATGCAGATCGCTTTTTGCACGCCTTGAACGCGCTACTGCCTTTTGACATTGCAGCGCGTAGGCTACTCCCTGTACAGCAAGATGCACACGCTCGTTTTGACGCGGTGGAACGCTCCTATGAGTACCACATACATTTCGACAAGGATCCATTCTCCATCAACAAGTCGTGGCAGTTGCGAGACTATCCAGATGTGCAACGCATGAACGAGGCTGCTGCATTCCTACTGGGTAAACAAGATTTCGGATGCTTTTCCAAGAGCAATACGCAAGTGTTCACCAATATTTGTACGGTAACGCGTGCAGAATGGGTCGACGTTCAAGGGCGATTGATCTTTCACGTTACGGCAGATCGCTTTCTGCGCAATATGGTGCGTGCCATTGTGGGCACTCTGCTGGATATTGGACTGAAGAATAAAAAAGCTTCTTCCATTCTTGACGTTATCCAAAGCCAAGACCGCGCAAAAGCGGGCACATCCGTACCTGCGCATGGTCTTTATTTAACAAAAGTTATTTATCCTTACATTAGTACTGAATCTTGA
- a CDS encoding ABC transporter ATP-binding protein produces MSEQKISGKTYDSKLLKRMSQYMRPYQGIFWASVILTILLAAVAPALPMLIEYTLDNYILKSDASGLGMMLIAMLVLLVGQTVIRYYHTLATNVLGQNVIRDIRIQVFNHITQLRLKYFDNTPLGKLITRTISDLETISNIFSQGLIQIIGDLLQLVVILGVMFYTDWTLTLIVLVPMPLMVWATYIFKESMKSAFVDVRTWVSNLNTFLQEHISGMAIIQYFSRERQEMRKFDNINQKHRDAHIRANWYFSIFFPVLEIILAIATGLLVWYGSKQILSNDISPGVVVAFLMYINMIFRPIRELIDKFNTLQMGMVSAERIFDVLDTHEFTPNEGTYSPKHIEGRIAFQDVWFAYNDEKWVLKDVNFVVQPGETLALVGATGAGKSSTINILSRFYEIQKGSILLDDKDIRSYELSYLRNHIATVLQDVFLFADSIFNNITLHNPSISREEVIDAAKKVGAYDFIMRLPGGFDYQVQERGATLSSGQAQLISFIRALVHDPTILILDEATSSIDTETELLIQTAIDNMMQGRTAIVIAHRLSTIQKADKIIVFDKGEIKEMGTHSELLAIDGYYKKLYDLQFNSLSI; encoded by the coding sequence TTGAGCGAGCAAAAAATATCGGGTAAAACCTACGACAGCAAATTGCTGAAACGCATGTCCCAGTACATGCGCCCCTACCAGGGTATATTTTGGGCATCGGTCATCTTGACCATCTTGTTGGCTGCCGTAGCGCCGGCACTGCCTATGCTTATCGAATATACATTGGACAACTATATTTTGAAATCCGATGCTTCGGGCTTGGGCATGATGCTGATCGCCATGCTGGTTTTATTGGTTGGCCAAACTGTTATACGTTACTACCATACCTTGGCCACGAACGTGCTGGGACAAAATGTGATTCGCGATATCCGTATTCAGGTGTTTAACCACATTACCCAACTGCGACTAAAATATTTCGACAATACGCCTTTAGGCAAATTGATCACCCGTACGATCTCCGATTTGGAGACCATATCCAATATTTTTTCCCAAGGACTGATACAGATCATCGGCGATCTCCTGCAATTGGTGGTTATCCTAGGCGTCATGTTCTACACAGACTGGACACTGACGCTCATCGTGCTGGTTCCTATGCCGCTAATGGTCTGGGCCACCTACATTTTTAAAGAGTCGATGAAATCGGCTTTTGTCGATGTACGCACTTGGGTATCCAATCTAAACACCTTCCTGCAGGAACACATCAGCGGTATGGCGATCATACAGTATTTTTCTCGCGAGCGGCAGGAAATGCGGAAATTCGACAACATCAATCAAAAACACCGAGACGCACATATCCGTGCGAACTGGTATTTTTCGATCTTTTTCCCTGTTTTGGAAATTATACTTGCCATAGCAACGGGGCTTTTGGTATGGTATGGATCAAAACAGATCTTGTCCAACGACATCTCGCCTGGCGTCGTCGTGGCTTTCCTTATGTACATCAATATGATTTTCCGACCTATTCGCGAATTGATCGATAAATTCAACACCTTACAAATGGGTATGGTATCGGCAGAGCGCATTTTCGATGTGTTGGACACACATGAATTTACCCCCAATGAAGGAACCTACAGTCCGAAACACATTGAGGGGCGTATTGCATTCCAAGATGTTTGGTTTGCCTACAACGATGAAAAATGGGTACTTAAGGATGTGAACTTTGTCGTTCAGCCGGGCGAAACACTGGCACTAGTGGGCGCTACCGGAGCAGGTAAATCATCCACTATTAATATCTTAAGCCGTTTTTATGAAATCCAGAAAGGTAGCATCCTGTTGGATGACAAGGATATACGCAGCTATGAGCTGAGTTACCTCAGAAACCACATTGCTACGGTATTGCAAGATGTTTTTTTATTTGCTGACAGCATCTTCAACAATATCACCTTGCACAATCCATCGATAAGTCGTGAAGAGGTTATTGATGCCGCAAAAAAAGTAGGTGCCTACGACTTTATCATGCGCCTCCCTGGAGGCTTCGACTATCAAGTACAGGAACGTGGCGCCACGCTGTCCTCTGGGCAAGCGCAGCTTATTTCCTTTATCCGCGCACTTGTGCACGATCCCACGATCCTGATCCTCGATGAGGCTACTTCTTCTATCGATACCGAAACCGAGCTATTGATTCAAACGGCTATCGATAATATGATGCAAGGGCGTACCGCCATCGTGATTGCACACCGCTTGTCGACGATACAAAAGGCCGATAAGATTATTGTCTTCGATAAGGGCGAAATAAAAGAAATGGGTACACATAGTGAGCTCTTGGCGATAGACGGATACTACAAAAAATTATACGATCTTCAGTTTAACTCCCTTAGCATATAA